One Methanococcus aeolicus Nankai-3 DNA segment encodes these proteins:
- a CDS encoding CopG family ribbon-helix-helix protein produces the protein MGNVERISLSFPKFLLKEIDEVVEKKGYSSRSELIRDATRKHILESNQLDKDGKVSGIIVVAYTPTKKAMEDMSKAYFEHNGIVKSINQSYITTSCGKNKKVEIFIVEGNSKDVSKFYDKVDKIDGKIYDKVVIF, from the coding sequence ATGGGTAATGTAGAAAGAATTAGTTTATCATTTCCGAAATTTCTTTTAAAAGAAATAGATGAAGTAGTTGAAAAGAAAGGATATTCAAGTAGAAGCGAACTAATAAGGGATGCCACAAGAAAGCATATTTTAGAAAGCAATCAGTTAGATAAAGATGGTAAGGTTAGTGGTATTATTGTGGTAGCATATACTCCGACAAAAAAGGCAATGGAAGATATGAGCAAGGCATATTTTGAACATAATGGCATAGTAAAATCAATAAATCAGTCCTATATTACTACATCCTGTGGAAAAAATAAAAAAGTAGAGATTTTTATTGTAGAGGGAAATTCAAAAGATGTTTCTAAATTTTATGATAAAGTGGATAAAATAGATGGAAAAATATATGATAAAGTGGTTATTTTTTAA
- a CDS encoding methanogenesis marker 12 protein: MITVGIDHGTSGIKVCIKNNDKTITTYFKMSRTELKNKSFLGELNKYENLRDIDLIAMGYSMGDGINEILPIEKVENRGVINIEGVGEKVGGGTKMYDEIKNSNIPTVVIPGLHKNIECIDARFRALYSHMASPEKISIAYCAYKTYGFNNFILSDISSNTVSLLIKDKKLFGGFDACIGAPGLLHGAIDLEMIRDIDSNKITANEAFSTAGVIKVVIDKYKGVENTKEEILKNYKTDEKCKLAIDTLILSVAMEINSLMFLNPDKNIVLAGSIATTKEYNLVDKLKEYIKGNIYILEGESGALGGALIAEDILNGKKDILGIPVNI; encoded by the coding sequence ATGATTACAGTAGGAATAGACCACGGAACATCGGGAATTAAAGTATGTATAAAAAACAATGATAAAACCATTACTACATACTTTAAAATGAGTAGAACAGAATTAAAAAATAAATCTTTTTTAGGAGAATTAAATAAATACGAAAATTTAAGAGACATCGATTTAATTGCTATGGGCTATTCAATGGGAGATGGTATAAATGAAATACTTCCAATAGAAAAGGTGGAAAATAGGGGAGTAATAAACATAGAGGGCGTAGGAGAAAAGGTCGGGGGAGGAACTAAAATGTACGATGAAATTAAAAATTCAAATATTCCCACAGTGGTAATTCCCGGACTTCATAAAAATATTGAATGTATTGATGCGAGATTTAGGGCTTTATACTCTCATATGGCTTCACCAGAAAAAATATCAATTGCCTACTGTGCCTACAAAACCTATGGATTTAATAACTTCATATTGTCCGATATTTCTTCAAATACCGTTAGTTTATTGATAAAGGATAAAAAATTATTTGGTGGATTTGATGCCTGTATCGGAGCTCCCGGGCTATTGCATGGGGCTATTGATTTAGAGATGATAAGAGATATAGATAGTAATAAAATTACGGCAAATGAAGCATTTTCAACAGCAGGAGTAATAAAAGTTGTTATTGATAAATATAAAGGAGTAGAAAACACCAAAGAGGAAATTTTAAAAAATTATAAAACAGATGAAAAATGTAAATTGGCAATTGATACATTAATATTAAGTGTTGCTATGGAAATTAATTCTTTAATGTTTTTAAATCCCGATAAAAACATCGTATTGGCAGGTTCAATTGCTACAACAAAAGAATATAATTTAGTGGATAAATTGAAGGAATATATTAAAGGAAATATTTATATTTTGGAGGGTGAAAGTGGAGCTCTCGGGGGGGCCCTGATTGCAGAGGACATTTTAAATGGTAAAAAAGATATTTTGGGTATACCAGTTAATATTTAA
- a CDS encoding ATP-dependent DNA helicase, with protein sequence MNIKDRDFLEFKEYYSSNFPYYEPRPQQKKMMESIFYSIVNKKNLVVEAPTGVGKTLSYLLPSLYFAKQGKRVMILTETIDQQERIFEDLNSLKHNLKVSFMMGKGNFYCKAKEDKANRLYCQYNKKCSHRPNKKPYCNCGTKKEIIKLNDDEPKYYCPFCICDYQKAKIQGLDADIIVMNNSIYYYIKDEIDVKRNTDIIICDEAHKLEGSIRNSATISINPDNALNRLRIMAYNYAPNTIKKYIKRLNDEYEQYDENYNRLGYFNQSYNEEFWNIINNFVSKYADISDCKNTLIFDGERITSFGLKEDVAILGTLLDGYNQIIKIKNKINLFEENRELRKKELDFKIDNKALVPIEFQYIFDRRVSDMPLMEFLDSIKDLKTINSNFVIYKSGNSNNNNNNNNNSNNNSNNNSGSRSNSNLLCEPVAVSNYLKNLYNGATVIHCSATLGNLKIHALKTGMGSSQTLTLDSPFSEHRRKIIALRDGEEMKYDSNKEKKRNKANNNILKLLKSAKCNSLVLFKSFEDLNSCYAHLLNNNNLLNQKIYIYEAGMDGKEAKELKEKFERNGGILLATGRFAEGVDIPREALTMVIIDSLPFPVPTPLINREQKMIEDGLKRKKVNNANWTAFLMTSFHIMSRTIIQMIGRLIRTEEDYGVVVIQDKRFNDWVADKMKERGYLKYDHLSMNLKDAEEFIPRFLNEFRNK encoded by the coding sequence ATGAACATAAAGGACAGGGATTTTTTAGAATTTAAAGAGTATTATTCCTCTAATTTTCCATATTATGAACCGCGACCACAACAAAAGAAAATGATGGAAAGCATATTTTACAGCATAGTCAATAAAAAAAATTTAGTTGTGGAAGCTCCAACGGGGGTTGGAAAAACTTTATCCTACTTATTACCTTCTTTATATTTTGCAAAACAGGGAAAAAGAGTAATGATATTAACGGAAACAATAGACCAACAGGAGCGAATTTTTGAGGATTTAAATTCTTTAAAACATAATTTAAAAGTATCTTTTATGATGGGAAAAGGGAATTTCTATTGTAAAGCTAAGGAGGATAAGGCAAATAGGCTGTATTGCCAATACAATAAAAAATGCTCCCATAGACCCAATAAAAAACCATATTGCAATTGTGGAACTAAAAAGGAGATTATAAAACTAAATGATGATGAGCCAAAATATTATTGTCCTTTTTGTATATGTGATTATCAAAAGGCAAAAATACAGGGGCTTGATGCCGATATTATAGTAATGAACAATAGCATATATTACTATATTAAAGATGAAATTGATGTAAAAAGAAATACTGATATAATAATCTGCGATGAAGCCCATAAATTAGAGGGAAGTATAAGAAATTCTGCAACAATATCCATAAATCCAGATAATGCCTTAAATAGATTAAGAATTATGGCATATAATTATGCTCCAAATACAATAAAAAAGTATATTAAAAGACTAAATGATGAATATGAACAATATGATGAGAATTACAATAGATTGGGATATTTTAATCAATCCTACAATGAGGAGTTTTGGAATATTATAAATAATTTCGTTTCAAAATATGCCGATATATCGGATTGTAAAAATACTTTAATATTTGACGGAGAAAGGATTACATCATTTGGGTTAAAAGAGGATGTTGCAATATTGGGAACTCTTCTTGATGGATACAACCAAATAATAAAAATTAAAAATAAAATAAATTTATTTGAGGAAAACAGGGAGCTCCGTAAAAAAGAGCTTGACTTTAAAATTGATAATAAGGCATTGGTGCCTATTGAGTTTCAATATATATTTGATAGAAGGGTATCCGATATGCCACTTATGGAGTTTTTGGATAGCATAAAGGATTTAAAAACCATAAATAGCAATTTTGTAATATATAAAAGCGGAAATAGTAATAATAATAATAATAATAATAATAATAGTAATAATAATAGTAATAATAATAGTGGCAGTAGAAGCAATAGTAATTTACTGTGTGAGCCTGTTGCCGTATCAAATTATCTTAAAAATCTATACAATGGAGCAACAGTTATTCACTGTTCCGCTACGCTGGGAAACTTAAAAATCCATGCACTTAAAACAGGTATGGGGAGCTCCCAAACATTAACTCTGGATAGTCCATTTTCAGAGCACAGAAGAAAAATAATTGCATTACGGGACGGAGAGGAAATGAAATATGATAGTAATAAGGAAAAAAAACGAAATAAGGCAAATAATAATATATTAAAATTGTTAAAATCTGCTAAATGTAATAGTTTGGTGCTTTTTAAAAGTTTTGAGGATTTAAATAGCTGTTATGCTCATTTATTAAACAACAACAATTTATTAAATCAAAAAATTTATATTTATGAGGCTGGAATGGACGGAAAAGAGGCAAAAGAATTAAAGGAAAAATTTGAAAGAAATGGGGGCATATTACTTGCAACGGGTAGATTTGCCGAGGGTGTCGATATTCCACGGGAGGCATTAACAATGGTAATTATAGATAGCCTTCCGTTCCCTGTTCCAACTCCATTAATTAACAGAGAGCAAAAAATGATAGAAGACGGATTAAAAAGAAAAAAAGTAAATAACGCAAATTGGACTGCCTTTTTAATGACTTCATTTCATATTATGTCAAGAACAATTATTCAAATGATAGGTAGATTAATTAGGACCGAGGAAGATTATGGTGTCGTAGTTATTCAAGATAAGCGATTTAATGATTGGGTTGCCGATAAAATGAAGGAGAGAGGATATTTAAAATATGACCATCTTTCTATGAATTTAAAAGATGCCGAGGAATTTATACCGCGATTTTTAAATGAATTTAGAAATAAATAA
- the glgP gene encoding alpha-glucan family phosphorylase, which translates to MKNTAYFCMEFGIDQMLKNYAGGLGYLAGSHFRSAYNLNLPLVGVSMLWSYGYYDQIRDKEGQMNVHYVRKYYEFLEDIDLKVSVNIYGSTVWVKVYKLNSDIFETCPIYFLTTDIPENYYLSRTISHKLYDGNNLTHIAQEIVLGVAGYKVMQKCENIDIYHINEAQSLPLGFKMIEEYGLDYVKNHLVFTTHTPVSAGNEVHDINLLNKMGFFSGVDITVAKKLGGAPFNLTVAALRMSKKANAVSKLHNETTNNMWDFIKDKCEITYITNAQDKNYWQDPIIRNAAKNYDYDKLRDRKRELKELLFEEVADQTGKILDPDIMTVVWARRFTEYKRPNLLLHDEDKLKKLLDDKKLQVIWAGKPHPNDTNSQITFNWIISKTRNLKGTAILTGYELKLSKMLKQGSDVWLNTPKRPNEASGTSGMSASMNASIHLSTLDGWHAEWAEMYPDNSYTIGDCKNIHDAYEANCMYNHFEIMSNIYDTEEWWNKACNCVNDIVKYFDSERMVKEYAEKMYI; encoded by the coding sequence ATGAAAAATACAGCATATTTTTGTATGGAATTTGGAATTGACCAAATGTTAAAAAATTATGCAGGAGGATTAGGATATTTGGCGGGCTCTCATTTTAGGTCCGCATATAATTTAAATCTACCTCTTGTTGGAGTATCCATGCTATGGAGTTATGGATATTATGACCAGATAAGGGATAAAGAAGGACAAATGAATGTTCATTATGTTAGAAAATATTATGAATTTTTAGAAGATATTGATTTAAAAGTTTCTGTAAATATATATGGTTCCACAGTATGGGTAAAAGTATATAAATTAAATAGCGATATTTTTGAAACTTGTCCAATATATTTTTTAACAACAGATATACCCGAAAATTATTATTTATCGCGAACAATATCTCATAAATTATATGATGGCAATAATTTGACCCATATTGCACAGGAAATAGTTTTAGGTGTGGCAGGATATAAAGTGATGCAAAAATGTGAAAACATTGATATATACCATATTAATGAGGCACAATCATTGCCATTAGGGTTTAAAATGATTGAAGAATATGGATTGGATTATGTTAAAAATCATCTCGTTTTTACTACCCATACACCAGTATCAGCAGGAAATGAAGTTCATGATATAAATTTATTAAATAAAATGGGATTTTTTAGTGGAGTAGATATAACTGTTGCTAAAAAATTAGGTGGAGCTCCTTTTAATTTAACTGTGGCGGCGTTAAGGATGTCAAAAAAAGCAAATGCTGTTTCAAAATTACATAATGAAACGACAAATAACATGTGGGATTTTATTAAGGATAAATGCGAAATAACATATATAACAAATGCCCAAGACAAAAACTACTGGCAAGACCCAATTATAAGAAATGCTGCAAAAAATTATGATTATGATAAATTAAGAGACAGAAAAAGGGAATTAAAAGAACTATTATTTGAAGAAGTTGCAGACCAGACAGGAAAAATATTGGACCCAGATATAATGACTGTTGTATGGGCAAGGCGATTTACAGAATATAAAAGACCAAACCTTTTACTGCATGATGAGGATAAATTAAAAAAGCTTCTTGATGATAAAAAATTACAAGTAATTTGGGCAGGAAAACCACATCCAAATGATACAAATTCTCAAATAACATTTAATTGGATTATTTCAAAAACAAGGAATTTAAAGGGAACTGCCATATTAACAGGATATGAATTAAAATTAAGTAAAATGTTAAAACAGGGTTCAGATGTATGGTTGAATACTCCAAAAAGACCAAATGAGGCTTCTGGAACATCTGGAATGAGTGCTTCAATGAATGCATCAATACATTTAAGCACCCTTGATGGTTGGCATGCTGAATGGGCTGAAATGTATCCTGACAACAGCTATACTATAGGAGATTGTAAAAATATCCACGATGCATATGAGGCAAATTGTATGTATAATCACTTTGAAATTATGTCCAATATATATGATACAGAGGAATGGTGGAATAAGGCATGTAATTGTGTAAATGATATTGTTAAATATTTCGATTCCGAGAGAATGGTAAAGGAATATGCGGAAAAAATGTATATTTAA
- the cbiT gene encoding precorrin-6Y C5,15-methyltransferase (decarboxylating) subunit CbiT — translation MIKDNDFFRMDGVPITKEEIRAVSIGKLQLKPNDVVVDIGCGSGGMTVEIAKRCKFVYAIDGSDNAINTTKKNLERFNIKNCEIINEDAENILLNLDFNKAFIGGTKNIEKILNILSEKNIGHIVSNTIVIDNAVKIINILDNKKYDTELLNISVSVGKKIGAGHMMIAKNPITIITARL, via the coding sequence ATGATAAAAGATAATGATTTTTTTAGGATGGACGGGGTCCCCATAACAAAAGAAGAAATAAGAGCAGTTAGTATCGGAAAATTACAATTGAAACCAAATGATGTTGTTGTAGACATAGGGTGCGGTAGTGGGGGCATGACTGTTGAAATAGCAAAGAGATGTAAGTTTGTTTATGCTATTGATGGTTCAGATAATGCCATAAATACCACTAAAAAAAATTTAGAGAGATTTAATATTAAAAACTGTGAAATCATAAATGAAGACGCAGAAAATATATTATTAAATTTAGATTTTAATAAAGCATTTATTGGAGGCACAAAAAATATTGAAAAAATTCTTAATATATTGTCTGAAAAAAATATAGGACATATTGTGTCAAATACCATTGTTATAGATAATGCAGTTAAAATAATAAATATACTGGATAACAAAAAATATGACACGGAGCTCCTGAATATTTCTGTGAGTGTTGGTAAAAAGATAGGGGCTGGGCACATGATGATTGCAAAAAATCCAATAACAATAATAACAGCAAGACTATAA
- the radA gene encoding DNA repair and recombination protein RadA: MTDNLTDLPGVGPSTAEKLIEGGYIDFMKIATATIGELVDIEGISEKAAAKMIMGARDLCDLGFKSGVDLLNQRKSVWRLSTGSSELDDVLAGGLESQSITEFAGLFGCGKTQVAHQACVNLQSRENIFADEEHISEEEIENAKAVYIDTEGTFRPERIIQMAEAMGIDGNKVLDNTFVARAYNSDMQMLFAEKVEELIKDGENIKLVIVDSLTSTFRNEYTGRGKLSERQQKLGRHMSVLNKLADLHNCIVMITNQVSAKPDAFFGIQEQAIGGNIVGHAATFRFFLRKGKGDKRVAKLYDSPHLPDAEAIFRITEKGIHD; the protein is encoded by the coding sequence ATGACAGATAATTTAACAGATTTACCAGGAGTAGGTCCTTCAACCGCTGAAAAATTAATAGAAGGCGGATACATAGATTTTATGAAAATTGCCACTGCCACAATAGGTGAACTTGTAGATATCGAAGGAATTAGTGAGAAAGCCGCGGCAAAAATGATAATGGGAGCTCGGGATTTATGCGACTTAGGATTTAAAAGTGGTGTAGATTTATTAAATCAAAGAAAAAGTGTATGGAGGTTATCAACAGGGAGCTCCGAATTAGATGATGTATTGGCAGGAGGATTAGAAAGTCAATCCATAACAGAATTTGCAGGATTATTTGGTTGTGGAAAAACACAGGTGGCACATCAAGCTTGTGTAAATCTCCAATCAAGAGAAAATATTTTCGCAGACGAAGAACATATCTCAGAAGAAGAAATTGAAAATGCAAAAGCCGTATATATTGATACAGAAGGAACTTTTAGACCTGAAAGAATAATACAGATGGCCGAGGCCATGGGGATTGATGGAAATAAAGTTTTAGACAATACATTTGTAGCTAGGGCATATAATTCCGATATGCAGATGCTTTTTGCTGAAAAAGTAGAAGAATTGATAAAAGATGGAGAAAACATTAAATTAGTAATTGTTGATTCATTGACAAGCACATTTAGAAATGAATACACCGGTAGAGGAAAATTATCCGAAAGACAGCAAAAATTAGGTAGGCATATGTCTGTTTTAAATAAATTGGCTGACCTACACAACTGTATTGTAATGATAACAAACCAAGTTTCCGCAAAACCTGATGCCTTCTTTGGAATTCAAGAACAAGCTATTGGAGGAAATATTGTAGGGCATGCCGCAACATTTAGGTTCTTTTTAAGAAAAGGAAAAGGAGATAAAAGAGTTGCTAAATTATATGATTCCCCACATTTACCAGATGCAGAGGCAATATTTAGAATTACAGAAAAAGGTATTCATGATTAA